Genomic segment of Pseudothermotoga hypogea DSM 11164 = NBRC 106472:
TTTTTACGAGACCCAGTCTGTTTGAGATCCTGTGCACGTGTGTGTCCACGGCGATCGCCGGTCGACCAAAGCCCTGGTACAACACTATGTTCGCTGTTTTTCTACCTACACCGGGTAGTCTCAGAAGTTCTTCCAGTTTGTCCGGGACCTTTCCGCCGTACTTTTCGACAAGAATTTTCGCCACCTCAACGATTCTCTGAGCCTTCTGCCTGTACATACCGCTCTTTTTGATGAGTTCGTAGAGATCGATTGGCGATGCTTTCGCAAGATCGAAGACGTCTTTGTACCGGGCAAAAAGCTTTTCGCATGCGCTTTCTGTGTTTTCATCCCTGGTTCGTTGACTGAGTATGGTGCAGATGAGAATCTTGAAAGGATCGGATGAAAACCTTTCTTGTGGGAACAGTTTCACTATCTTCTCGACA
This window contains:
- the nth gene encoding endonuclease III codes for the protein MNEPGRIVEKIVKLFPQERFSSDPFKILICTILSQRTRDENTESACEKLFARYKDVFDLAKASPIDLYELIKKSGMYRQKAQRIVEVAKILVEKYGGKVPDKLEELLRLPGVGRKTANIVLYQGFGRPAIAVDTHVHRISNRLGLVKTKRPDETEEQLKKVIPKRLWGPMNGSMVEFGRRICLPVRPRCENCPLNQECNYFLQKRR